From Acetobacteroides hydrogenigenes, one genomic window encodes:
- a CDS encoding ATP-dependent helicase, with protein sequence MGWIPLWTNVNERNVSKEFLEGLSEVQLQAVVNYNGPTLVIAGAGSGKTRVLTYRIANMLADGVNPHSVLSLTFTNKAAAEMKERIKTVVGEKAKYLWMGTFHSIFARILRAEADKLGYPSTFTIYDTADSRSVLKSIIKEMNLDEQVYKVNEVHSRISLAKNNLVTPAVYANTSSLVTIDAANRRPRIADIYKKYMQKCYLSGAMDFDDLLLNTNVLFRDHPDVLNKYQNIFKYILVDEYQDTNMAQYLIVKKLSEQHGNLCVVGDDAQSIYSFRGAKIENILNFRNDYPNYQLFKLEQNYRSTQTIVNAANSIIAKNSKQIKKKSFSAKDPGERIKVLKAYTDQEEGFLVAGSISDIIYREHREYLDFAILYRTNAQSRIFEDALRKKNIPYKIYGGLSFYQRKEIKDMVAYLRLIINHNDDEAFKRIVNYPARGIGDTTLTHLEQAAVANATNLWTITTQAPLDKVGLKGGAIKKMGEFAQLIQSFQSAIYTESAYDFALMVATQAGIIKDLKEDKTNEGVSRFENLEQLFNGIKEFEENAKESGEPLPITIDRFLENVALLTDADSEKPEDKNKVSLMTVHSAKGLEFKHIFLVGLEENLFPGQMSSQSQDDLEEERRLFYVAVTRAEITATISYAQSRYKWGNITSCVPSRFIKEIDSSYIDWNEDSMFGGSSSSASSGGNSYSTQHFKPKANTISAQRTVAPTPQHHPVSAITEPADMSELEVGMEVEHERFGFGKIEALEGSAPEIKATVAFTVAGTKTLLLKFAKLRIVKR encoded by the coding sequence ATGGGGTGGATACCTTTGTGGACTAATGTAAACGAACGTAACGTGTCGAAGGAATTTTTAGAAGGATTAAGCGAGGTACAGCTTCAGGCTGTCGTAAACTATAACGGTCCAACGCTGGTAATTGCGGGGGCTGGCTCGGGGAAAACAAGGGTGCTCACCTACCGTATTGCCAACATGTTGGCCGATGGGGTGAATCCGCACAGCGTACTATCGCTCACCTTTACCAACAAGGCGGCTGCCGAAATGAAGGAGCGTATCAAAACGGTAGTTGGCGAAAAGGCCAAGTACCTTTGGATGGGAACCTTTCACTCCATCTTTGCGCGCATCCTAAGGGCCGAGGCCGATAAGCTGGGCTACCCATCGACCTTTACCATCTACGACACGGCCGACTCGCGCAGCGTGCTCAAGTCCATCATCAAGGAGATGAACCTCGACGAGCAGGTGTACAAGGTGAACGAGGTGCACAGCCGCATATCGCTTGCAAAAAACAACCTGGTAACGCCTGCCGTTTACGCCAACACATCGAGCCTGGTTACGATAGATGCGGCCAACCGCCGTCCGCGCATTGCCGACATCTACAAGAAGTACATGCAGAAGTGCTACCTGTCGGGGGCCATGGACTTCGACGACCTGCTGCTGAATACCAACGTGCTCTTCCGCGACCATCCCGACGTGCTGAACAAGTACCAGAATATCTTTAAGTATATCCTAGTGGACGAGTATCAGGATACCAACATGGCGCAGTACCTGATCGTGAAGAAGCTCTCGGAGCAGCACGGCAACCTGTGCGTGGTGGGAGACGATGCGCAGAGTATCTACTCGTTCCGTGGTGCGAAGATTGAAAACATCCTCAACTTCCGAAACGACTACCCCAACTACCAGCTCTTTAAGCTGGAGCAGAACTACCGCTCGACGCAAACCATCGTGAATGCGGCCAACAGCATCATCGCCAAGAACAGCAAGCAGATTAAGAAGAAGTCGTTCTCGGCGAAGGATCCAGGCGAAAGAATTAAGGTGCTAAAGGCTTACACCGATCAGGAAGAAGGTTTTTTGGTGGCCGGATCGATATCCGACATTATATACAGGGAGCACCGCGAGTATCTGGATTTCGCCATCCTCTATAGAACCAACGCGCAGTCGCGTATCTTCGAGGATGCGCTCCGCAAGAAGAACATTCCCTACAAGATCTACGGGGGACTATCGTTCTACCAGCGTAAGGAGATTAAGGATATGGTAGCCTACCTCCGCCTTATCATCAACCATAACGACGACGAGGCGTTTAAGCGCATCGTTAACTACCCTGCACGTGGTATTGGCGATACCACCCTCACCCACTTGGAGCAGGCTGCTGTCGCCAACGCCACCAACCTTTGGACCATTACAACACAGGCTCCACTCGACAAGGTTGGACTCAAAGGTGGAGCCATAAAAAAGATGGGCGAGTTTGCCCAACTTATACAAAGCTTCCAATCGGCCATCTACACCGAGAGTGCCTACGACTTTGCGCTGATGGTGGCCACTCAGGCGGGCATCATTAAGGACCTGAAGGAGGATAAGACCAACGAGGGCGTTTCGCGATTTGAGAACCTTGAGCAGCTGTTCAACGGTATCAAGGAGTTTGAGGAGAACGCCAAGGAGAGCGGTGAGCCGCTGCCCATCACCATCGACCGATTCCTAGAGAACGTAGCCCTGCTTACTGATGCCGATAGCGAGAAGCCTGAGGATAAGAACAAGGTTTCGCTGATGACCGTACACTCGGCAAAGGGGCTGGAGTTTAAGCATATCTTTTTGGTGGGCTTGGAGGAGAACCTCTTCCCTGGACAGATGTCGAGCCAATCGCAGGACGACTTGGAAGAAGAACGTCGCCTATTCTACGTAGCCGTTACCCGTGCAGAGATTACTGCCACCATATCGTACGCCCAATCGCGATACAAGTGGGGGAACATTACCAGCTGCGTTCCCAGCCGCTTCATCAAGGAGATTGATAGCAGCTACATCGATTGGAACGAGGATAGCATGTTTGGCGGTTCGTCGTCATCGGCATCGAGCGGAGGCAACAGCTACAGCACGCAGCACTTTAAGCCTAAGGCCAACACCATATCGGCGCAGCGTACCGTTGCACCAACACCTCAACACCACCCGGTAAGCGCCATCACCGAGCCCGCCGACATGAGCGAGCTGGAGGTTGGCATGGAGGTGGAGCACGAGCGCTTCGGCTTCGGAAAGATAGAGGCGCTGGAAGGCTCGGCCCCCGAGATCAAGGCTACCGTTGCCTTCACCGTGGCAGGCACCAAAACGCTGCTGCTGAAGTTTGCCAAGCTGAGAATTGTAAAACGATAG